One window from the genome of Clupea harengus chromosome 19, Ch_v2.0.2, whole genome shotgun sequence encodes:
- the LOC105905353 gene encoding lysine-specific histone demethylase 1B isoform X2, with the protein MLSDADYGGNASAGRQRGKKRGAAAEPTSGDSQPMRSTGRQSNVRVRRSSNNSNNPTGQAKRKATDTDEEDDQSEKKYRKCEKAGCPATYPVCFASASERCAKNGYTSRWYHLSCGEHFCNECFDHYYRSHKDGYEKYASWKRVWTGNGKSEPSLKAFMADQQLPYWVQCTKPDCGKWRQLTKEIQLTPSLVSTYRCGLKVNNVKTEGPDQCSLPEDMRVAGVSDSWWNSMLIVPPLLKDSPANPFLIAYYPDCVGMSPSASPSNFAHGDLRTERRRVIQPQIPGLCPYFQPFYQPNECGKALCVRPDMMELDELYEFPEFSRDPTMYLALRNLILAAWHRECKEALTPQKCIPHVTIRGLVRVRCVQELDRVLHFMTRKGLINTGVLLVKQPTLPEQYHQKKKVLVIGAGASGLAAARQLKNFGMQVVVLEAQDRIGGRVWDDQSLGVTVGRGAQIVNGCVNNPIALMCEQLGVKMHKLGDRCDLLQEGGGTTDPAIDKRMDFHFNAILDVVSEWRKDKSQHQDAPLGEKIQEVYKTFLQESGIHFSELEEKVLQFHLSNLEYACGSTLDQVSARSWDHNEFFAQFSGDHTLLREGYSSVLHKLAVGLDIHLKSPVQSIDYFGDVVKVTTTSGSQWTAQKVLVTVPLALLQKGIIQFCPPLPERKLKAIHSLGAGVIEKVH; encoded by the exons ATGCTGTCTGACGCAG ATTATGGTGGCAACGCGTCCGCTGGTCGACAACGGGGGAAAAAGCGAGGAGCAGCGGCAGAACCCACGTCAGGAGACAGCCAGCCCATGCGGTCCACTGGCAGACAGAGCAACGTCAGGGTGAGGCGATCCAGCAACAATAGCAACAATCCTACTGGACAG GCCAAGAGgaaggccacagacacagacgaagAGGACGATCAGTCAGAGAAAAAGtacaggaaatgtgagaaggCAGGATGCCCAGCTACCTATCCAGTGTGCTTTGCCAGTGCCTCTGAAAG GTGTGCCAAAAATGGTTACACATCAAGATGGTACCACCTCTCCTGTGGCGAGCATTTCTGCAATGAGTGTTTTGACCACTACTATAGAAG TCACAAAGATGGCTATGAGAAGTACGCATCCTGGAAGAGGGTGTGGACTGGGAATGGTAAAAGTGAACCAAGTCTCAAGGCTTTCATGGCTGACCAGCAACTTCCCTACTGG GTTCAGTGCACAAAGCCAGACTGTGGCAAGTGGAGGCAGCTCACTAAGGAAATCCAGCTCACCCCATCTCTGGTCTCCACCTACCGCTGCGGACTCAAAGTCAATAACGTCAAG ACTGAAGGACCAGACCAGTGCTCTCTTCCAGAGGACATG cGAGTGGCTGGAGTGAGTGACAGCTGGTGGAACTCCATGTTGATCGTGCCCCCGCTGCTGAAGGACAGCCCCGCCAACCCTTTCCTCATTGCCTACTACCCTGACTGTGTGGGCATGAGTCCCTCTGCGTCGCCTAGCAACTTTGCCCACGGTGACCTGAGGACAGAACGCAGACGGGTGATCCAGCCACAGA TTCCAGGTCTGTGTCCGTACTTCCAGCCGTTCTACCAGCCTAACGAATGTGGcaaggctctgtgtgtgcggCCAGACATGATGGAGCTGGACGAGCTCTACGAGTTTCCAGAATTTTCTCGTGACCCAACCATGTACCTTGCCCTGCGAAACCTCATCCTGGCTGCGTGGCATCGAGAGTGTAAG GAAGCGCTTACGCCACAGAAGTGTATCCCCCATGTGACCATCCGTGGACTGGTGCGGGTGCGCTGCGTGCAGGAGCTGGACAGAGTCCTCCACTTCATGACCCGGAAGGGATTGATTAACACGGGAGTCTTACTGGTGAAGCAGCCCACTCTGCCAGAACAGTACCACCAA AAGAAGAAAGTGCTGGTTATTGGTGCTGGAGCATCAGGATTGGCGGCAGCGCGGCAACTCAAAAACTTTGGCATGCAG GTGGTGGTTCTGGAGGCTCAAGACCGGATTGGAGGCCGCGTCTGGGATGACCAGTCACTAGGTGTCACTGTTGGACGAGGAGCACAGATAGTCAATGGCTGTGTCAACAACCCTATTGCCCTCATGTGTGAGCAG CTGGGTGTTAAGATGCACAAGCTTGGGGACCGATGTGACCTGCTGCAGGAGGGAGGTGGCACCACAGACCCAGCCATAGACAAGCGCATGGACTTCCACTTCAACGCCATCCTGGACGTGGTCTCTGAGTGGAGGAAGGACAAGTCTCAGCATCAGGACGCCCCTCTCGGAG AGAAGATCCAGGAGGTGTATAAGACCTTCCTTCAAGAGTCAGGAATCCACTTCagtgagctggaggagaaggtgTTGCAGTTCCACCTCAGTAACCTTGAGTACGCCTGTGGCAGCACGCTAGATCAG GTGTCTGCTCGGTCATGGGATCATAATGAGTTCTTTGCCCAGTTCTCTGGAGACCACACCCTGCTGAGGGAAGGCTACTCCTCTGTGCTCCACAAACTGGCAGTGGGACTGGACATTCACCTGAAGTCCCCG GTTCAGTCCATTGACTACTTTGGAGATGTAGTCAAGGTCACGACTACCAGTGGCTCTCAGTGGACTGCTCAGAAG